Part of the Variovorax paradoxus B4 genome, CGCAATGGGTTCATCGACCGCGAGCAGCTGGCCAGGCTGGCCGCGCCGCTGCAGAAGAATGGCTACGGCAAGTACCTGAACCATCTGCTGGCCGAGGAGGTGCGCTCGTGAAGGCCACGCCGACCGCCATTCCCGAGGTGCTGATCATCGAGCCGAAGGTCTTCGGCGATGCGCGCGGCTTCTTCTACGAGAGCTTCAACGGCAAGGCGTTCGACGAGGCGGTCGGGCGGCACATCGAGTTCGTGCAGGACAACCATTCGCGCTCGGCCAAGGGCGTGCTGCGCGGATTGCACTATCAGATTCAGCAGCCGCAAGGCAAGCTGGTGCGTGTGGCGCAGGGCGAAGTGTTCGACGTGGCCGTGGACATCCGCAAGTCGTCGCCTACCTTCGGAAAATGGGTGGGGGTGGAGCTCAGCGAGGACAACCACAGGCAGCTGTGGGTGCCTGAGGGGTTTGCGCACGGATTCCTGGTGCTGAGCGAGACGGCGGAGTTTTTGTACAAGACCACTGATTACTATGCGCCAGTGCATGAGCGGTGCATCGCATGGAACGACCCCGGCTTGGCGATCGCGTGGCCGGATACCGGCGTCGGCCTGCAACTCTCACTCAAGGATCTGGCTGGCGCAAGACTGGAAAACGCAGAAATCCCGTAGTGTGGTGAGTTGGAAAGTTCGCAGGTAAAACCTCACGACGCTGGCAAGGCTGTCTTCAGTGGTCTTCGACCATACGAAGGGCTTCGCTTCGGCGTGACGCCCAGAGCAAGTACGCCTTGTCGGCCAACCTCATCCAGATGTGGCTGGCGCAGTTCGACCGCGGCGAACTCAGCAACGAGGAAGTCGAGGGGGGCCAAGTTTGGTGTATGAATGACAACGCTAAGTTGTTGAATTTAAAAGAGGATATCTCCTCCGTCGCCCAGATGATGGATTAGATCAACTGTCTGTTGTGAGTGTATAACCATGTAACAAATGACACGGGAAGAAACGAATGTGGGCTGGCGATTGTCGCCGTGAAGCCCCGCGCGCGCCCGTTCGCCACCACTGCAAGCAGGAAGATCCGATGACCGCATTCCTTTGCCGGCGCAAGCTCGCGGCATGGTGCCTGGCGCTCGCCGCCGGTGCCGCTCCCCTCGCCCACGCCCAGGCGCCCGCGCTCGATGGCTCGCTCACGCTCGTGGTCGGCTACACCGCCGGCGGCAGCACCGACCGCATCGCGCGCCTGGTCGCCGAGCGGCTGGGCCCGAAACTTGGCGTGGCGGTCACGGTGGAGAACCGCCCCGGCGAAGGCGGCCGGCTCGCGGCCAAGGAGGTCAGGCGCGCGGCCGCGGGGCAGAACGTGCTGATGCTCGGCAACCCGGCGGTGATGGTGGTGGCACCGCTCGTGTTCAAGGACGCGGGCTACGACGCCGAGAAGGACTTCGTGCCGGTGTCGCAGGTCAGCAGCTACGACTTCGCACTGGCCGTGGGCAACAAGCTGCAGCTCGACCGCGCGATGTTCCTGGTGGGCCGGCTCTGGGCGCATCCGGAGGAGGCCGTCTTCGGCGTGCCGGCCACCGGCAGCCTGCCGCACTTCTTCGGCCTGATGGTGGGCGACGCGCTGAGCGTGCAGCCGCAGATCAAGGGCTATGGCGGCTCGGCGCCGCTGTCGGCCGACCTGAGCGGCGGCAGCCTGCCGATCGCCATCGATACGCTCGACTCGCTCTATGGGCAGCACGTGGCCGGCAAGATCCGCATCCTCGCCGTGTCGGGCAAGAAGCGCGTGAGCTTTGCGCCGACCATCCCCACCTTCCGCGAGGCCGGCATGAAGATCGATGCCGACGGCTGGAACACCTTCTTTGCCCCGGCCTCGATGCCGCCGGCCAAGGTGCAGCTGCTGGCCGGCAAGATCCGCGAGGTCATGCAGGAACCGGCGCTGCAGAAAGCCGCCAACGCCGCCTACATCACGCCCGTCGTCAGCACGCAGGCCGAGACCGTGCAGATGCTCAAGGCCTTCCGCCAGCAGTGGGAGCCGGTGGTGCGGCGCTCGGGCTTCCAGCCCTGAGCGGTCGGTCGGCCCGCTGCCCTCGTCGCATCAGTCGGCGTATTCGCCGGCGTCCCTGATCACCTTCGACCACCGCGCTTTTTCGGCTTCAAGGTATTTCCTGTGGCCGGCAGGGTCGAGTCGGTCGTCATTGACGACTGTGAGGCCGAGCGCCTCTTCCCGCTTGATCAGATCAGGATCTTTCAACGCGGTGCGCAGTGCGGCGTTGAGCTTGGCGAGCACTGCGGGAGGCGTGCCGCGCGGTGCGTACAAGCCGTGCCAGACTTGTACGTTGAAGTCTTTCAGTCCGGCTTCAGACAGGGTCGGCGTGTCCTTCAGTGCCGCGAGCGGTAGCCGCTGCAAGCTGGTGACGCCGTAGACCTTGACCTTCTTGCCCTCGATCTGCGGCACCGCGTTGGTCGCCTGTTCGCACATCACATCGACCTGGCCGCCGATGAGGTCCGTCATCGCCGGCGCGGTCCCCTTGTAGGGCACGGGCGTCATGCTCGTCTTCAGTGCGCCCTGGAGCATCAGGCCGCACAGGTGCGATGCGGAACCTATCCCCGCGTTGGCGAGGTTCACCTTGCCGCCATTCGACGCGATCCACTGGCGCAACTCGGCGAAGTTGCCGGCAGCGAGGCTCGGCTTGCCTATCAGCACCGAGGGCGCTTCGTTGATAAGACCCAGGGTTTCAAAATCTTCCGGCACCTTGTAGCTGAGCTTGCGGTACAGGGCCGGTGCGGTTGCCATGCCGATGTGATGCACCAGCAGCGTGTAGCCGTCCGGCGCGGCACGGGCAACCTTGGCCGAGCCGATGGTGCCGCCCGCGCCGGCGGCGTTGTCGACGACGACGGTCTGGCCCAGAGGCTTGCGAAGCGCCTCGGCCAGGTCCCGGGCGATCTTGTCGCTCGGGCCGCCGGCGGCAAAAGGCACGACCAGCGTGACGGGCTTGTCGGGAAACTCTGCGCACGCCAACGAAGTGAATCCGAGCACGGCGAGGCCGGCGCCAAAGCGCCAAAGATGGATCATGGTCTTGTCTCCTTGGGTTTGCGGGCGTCAGGCCGACAGCGCCTGCATCTCGCGATACAGATCGGCCTTGCCTTCGAAGCCGATGCCAGGCAGGTCAGGCAGCGTCACATAGCTGTTCTCGACCTTCACGCCATCCGGGAATCCGCCGAACGGCTGGAACAGGTCGGGGTAGGACTCGTTGCCGCCCAGTCCGAGCCCGGCGGCAATGTTCAGCGACATCTGGTGTCCGCCATGGGGGATGCAGCGACTGGCCGACCAGCCGTGCTCCTTGAGCATCTCGAGCGTGCGCAGGTACTCCACCAGGCCGTAGCTCAGCGCGCAGTCGAACTGCAGCCAGTCGCGGTCGGGGCGCATGCCGCCGTAGCGGATCAGGTTGCGCGCATCCTGCATCGAGAAGAGATCTTCGCCCGTGGCCATCGGGTTTTTGTAGAAGTTGCGCAGCGCCGCCTGGAGTTCGAAGTCCAGCGGGTCGCCCGGCTCCTCGTACCAGAACAGGTCGTATTGCGAAAGCGCCTTGGCGTAGGCGATGGCGGTTTCAAGGTCGAAGCGCCCGTTCGCGTCGACGCAGAGCTTCTGACCGTCCTGCAGCACTTCCATGATCGAATCGATGCGGCGAAGGTCTTCGTCGAGCGAGGCGCCGCCGATCTTCTTCTTGACGACCGTGTAGCCGCGGTCGATGTAGCTGCGCATCTCGTCCTGGAGCTTCCTGTGGTCCTGCCCAGGGTAGTAGTAGCCGCCCGCTGCGTAGACGAAGATCTTGCGATTGGGCTTGCCGTCCCCATAGCGGTCGGCCAGCAACTGGAAAAGGGGCTTGCCCTCGATCTTGGCCACAGCGTCCCACACCGCCATGTCGATGGTGCCGATCGCCACGGAGCGTTCACCATGGCCGCCCGGCTTCTCGTTGGTGAACATCGTGTTCCAGATCTTGTGCGGGTCGAGGTTGTCGCCCGTGTCGTCGACGAGCGAAGCCGGATCCGCTTCGAGGATGCGCGGGATGAACCGCTCGCGCATCAGCTTGCCCTGGCCATAGCGGCCGTTCGAATTGAAACCGTAGCCGACGACCGGCTTGCCGTCGCGGATCACGTCGGTGATCACCGCGACAAGACTCAGCGTCATCTTGCTAAAGTCGATATAGGCGTTGCGGATGGGCGAGCTGATGGGGATGGTTTTCTCGCGGATTTCGACGATCTTCATGGTTGGTTCCAGAGGGTGTTTGATTGAGAGCCTCTATGGTCCGCCGCGCGGGATTTTTGGGCCAATGCTCCTTTTCGCTGCTTCCATGCACTGGACGAACCGCACATGAATCTGATCTGGCTTGAAGACTTCGTGGCCCTGGCTGCCACGGGAAATTTTTCGCGCGCCGCGGAGGACCGCCACAGCTCCCAACCCGCGTTCAGCCGGCGCATTCGCGCGCTGGAGGAGTGGATCGGCGCCGAGCTTTTCGACAGGAGTTCGCAGCCCGCCAAGCTGACCGAAGTCGGCGAATGGTTCATCGGTGTGGCACAGGAATTGATCGCCAGAGTCGCGCGGGTGCCGGGCGACGCCAAGAAGGTCGCCGAGGCCAGTTCGGTCACCTTGCGCATCGCGTCCACGCATGCGCTCTCGTTCACTTTTCTGCCGCGATGGTTGCGAAGCCTCGAATCGAATACGACGCTCGGGCCGGTGCAACTGATGTCCGACGTGCTTCAGCGTTGCGAAGCACTGATGCTGCAAAGCAAGGTCCAGTTTGTGTTGAGCCACGCGCACAGCAAGGCGCAAGGGGCGCTGGATGCAGAGCCGTACAGGTCGGCCCGGATCGGTGAGGATCTGCTGATGGCGGTGTCGGCGCCGGACGAGGAGGGTAACGCGCGCTATCAGCTCGCGCGCCAAGGCGGACCTGCAGTACCCATGCTCCAGTACACGGAGGAATCAGGACTGGGACGCATCATGCGCGCAGTGATCGGTCGCAGGCTGGAGTCGGTTCCGGCGCAAGCCGTCTTCACGGCCCATCTCGCCTCTGTCCTCAGAACGATGGTGCTGGACGGAAGGGGGATCGCGTGGTTGCCGCTGACACTGGTGCAGGACGATATCGACCAGCGCCGGCTTGTCGCCGCGGCGAGCAACGATTGGGAAGTGCCCTTGGAAATAAGGCTCTATCGCGACAGCGAGCTTTTGGGGAAGGCCGCGAACGCGTTCTGGAATGCTGCGATTGGAGTGTGATCGCATCTTGCCCAAGCCCTGCGCACCGATTCAGAGTCCAAGGCGATCAAGGCGAGGGGCTTCGCCGCCCAGCGGGAGGATGCTCTTCGCGCTCCGCGCAGGTCACGTCACAGGATGCAATACATCCGATGATCGATGCGGCCAGGGCCGTATTCGCCGTAGCCGACGGTGACCATTCCGGAAAGCCAGGCGTAGCGCTCGTCGGACGTCTCGAACCTGGGCGTTGGACGGATGTATGTTTCATCAAAGGACAGCCGCTCGCCCTTGGCCAGACGCTCACGGCCATCCGCCGGGTACCTGAGGAGGCCTTGCGAGTCATAGTGAATGAGAACGCCATCATGGGTGCGCAAGGTGGCGCGAACATCCATGCGGCTGATCCCGTCAGCACCAAGGTGGACCCAATCGCCGCCGCCCGGCAGCATTTCGCCTCGGAAGCGGGGGCCTTCGAAGCGTCCGCCCTTGACCACGAAGGTCAAGCGGGTGCCGAGATGAGTCTTGATCACCTGGCCGAGTTCCAGGTCGATGCTGAGATCGCACAGATGCTCGACCGGCAGCGCGTTGATCAATGGTCGATCGAACAGCGGTGTCACGGGAGCAGCGGTGGAGGTTTTTGCGTTCGTCATGTTTTGACCCTCACTTCGCTTCGAGTGCTGCTTTGGCTTGAGCAAAATCGAAGAAGGTATCTTTCCTTGTGACAAGTCCAGCGTCATCCACCTCCACGACATCGAGCGCATGGAACTTTCTGGGCTCTTTTCCGGGCGGTTGGAACGTCAGATCCCAATCGAGTGTCCAGTGCTTGTCGCCAAGAAGAAGGCGGCGTACCTCGACGCCGAAATTGGGATAGAGCTCAAACACCCCGGCGAACTCTTTGAGCAGCGCCGCCTTGCCCTTGACCTCTCCACTACGGCCATGGGCCTGGAAGGCCGAGTCAGGCGCATGCAGCGCGACAATGGCTTGGGGATCGTGCGAGAGCCATGCCGCAGCGTAGCGGTCGGCGATTGCGGCAAGATTCAGTTTTGTAGCTTCAGACATCTTGAAAACCTTTCTGTATCAGTAGCTTCTATTCGCGGTGCATCAGCTGATTCCGCGGCTCGCGACTGGTTGATAGGCCCTCTCGCGAGCACGGCAACTTTACCTATGATTATCATAGCCACATGAAATGCGAGGAAAACAATGGCTAGAAGCGCGTCGCCATCGGTGGTACAGGACACCCTCTGCCCGGTCGCGTTGGCTCAGAAGATCGTCGGCGACCGTTGGACAGTTCTGGTGCTGCGCGAGTTGTTCCTCGGGAACCATCGCTTCGAGGAGATTCAGGCGCAGATACAGGCCACGCCACAGATGCTGGCAGGTCGGCTGAAGAAACTCGAATCAGACGGAATGATCGAACGCCGGCCGTACAACACAAGGCCGCTGCGGAACGAGTACTACCTCACCGGGATGGGCATCGGGTTCTACCCCGTACTTCTGGCATTTCGCGCGTGGGGTGAGACTTGGTGCAAGTCCAAGAAGCAAGAGGTGGCCATTCGCTACACGCACGTTCCGTGCGGAAAGGATCCGGGATTGGGCCCGATGTGCCAGGAATGCGGGAAAGAGATGCGCAGGGAAGAACTTTCCGCGACGCTCAGCAAGTCGTTCGACGCTGAGCGACGTGAGCGCAAGGAAGCATTCAAACTTAATCAAGTCTGATCCGCTGCCGTCTTGCCTTGACGGCAATTGGCGAAGTCCGGTGTGCGCTGTAGTGATCAGCCTGCAGGCCGCCAGCGCTAGACTTTCCAAGGAAATCCTGTGCCTTACCTGCAACTCGACGTCAACGACAGCTATCCCGAGGACTTGAAGCAACAGCTCGCGGCTCGGATGTGCGAGACCTATGCTTCGATGATGAGCGTTGATATTCGGCGGATATCCGTAGCGATTCGGGAATTGGGCGCAGGTGCTATCTGGCGCATCGCCGAAGTGGGCAAGGTTCCTGTTCCCGTTTCCTTGCTGATGTTGGACATTCGCCGGGGCCGGCCAGCCGAACTTCGGATGGCGGTAGCCAAAGCGTTGTGCGCTCATTGCATCGAACTGCTGGGCCTGCGTGAGGACCGATTGAACGTCGAGTTCACTCAGCACGATGGCGACGAGATGTACCACCCCACGCTGGGTGGCTTCAGCCCAGACTGGAAGCCGGGAGAAACCTGAGACCGACATCCGTTCAAATGACCGGTACTGGTCGACAGCAGCAACGCCCGTCACTCGTCGTCGTAGATCTGAATGATGTGTTCAGGGCCAAATGGGACTAAAGCGCCGATCTGCAGTTCGTCCGTGGACACCGGCTGACTATTCAGCGAACCGACGTAGCCGGTAGCGGTGACTTCTTCGACGATCACCCACATCCGTTCAACGTCAACTGTCTCATCATGCTCGATGCGAAACACCAGCTTGGCGAGTTGACCAGGTTGGAGGTTAGCTCGCTGCTCCCGAGGAGGGATGTAGAACGTCTCTGGTGCTTCTTCGTGCAGAGCTTCCCCATCATCGAGTTCAAAATGCACAACTGTCCTCCTTGCTTGGGCGAATGACCGGTTCCCGCGGTGTCTTACCGAGCGATGTCCGAAGCTGGTCGACAGTCGTCGTGCTTCGTCGGAGGCTGTTCACTTCCGTCAGGGCCCCAGAAGCGCCACGTCCCGACCTCCTGGCCGTGGTGGTAGTTGCCTTCGGACGCCAGCTGGCCGTTCGCATGGAAGTCGCGCCAGGCGCCATGTTCCTTCCCCTCGAAGTAGCTGCCTTCGGAACTCATGACGCCGTTCTCGTGGTAGGCAACGAACAGGCCGTGTCGAATCCAGTGGGCGCCGCCGGGTGCCATGTAGCGCGTGTAGCGGAACTGGAGGCTCCCCGACTCGTAGGGAATTTCGGCAAGATTGAGGTCGGCTTCCGAGGGCATCAGCGCATTGTGAAGGCAAGGCGGTTGAATCGATCAACAGGGCCTTATTCTGCGTACTCGGACGAGTAGGCCAAAAATACTGCGTCGCTGTTTAGTTCTCTGGCCGACCTATTCATCACGGGATCCGTCGAATCAGAGAGCCAAAGCACTACAAACCGACGATCCGTTCTGGGGCCAAAAGCATTGCGCCCCTCAAGAATGACAAGTGCCTCAGAGCAATCTTCAACTCGTCAAATTGATGATTCATTCTGGAGGCCTATGCCGCTTTGGTGCTCAGCGTGACACGAAACAGCGTGTCGTCCCGAAACGGATAGTGCCGCGTGTTGGACCCAAAATCGCCTTTGACCCACCATTTTTCCCCGGGGCTCTCCCTGAAAGGAATTCCCTCCCGCGTGAAGCCCTGCTTCGCTTCATCGAAGCTCTCATACAAGGGGATGCCCGCTTCGTCACGCGCGATAGGCCTGAAACCCTCGCTGGCCTCGATATAGAGAAACACAACGTCCAGCTTCTGGTCTTGGTCGAATCGGAACTGAAAGCCGGAGGCTTGTGCTGCAGCCCAATAAACATCCTCAAGGTTCTCGTGTGTCCGGTCGAAATCGGAGACGACTTGCATGTCCTGCGCATCCAATACTTCAACAACCTTGTCGTCCTTCAACTGCCGCCCCAGCAGCGACTCGAAATCCATAGAAGCTCCCTTGCTAGAACTAAGAAGCCTTGCTCGTTGGTCGGGTGCCCCGAAGCTGGTTAGTCGACGTCTTCGACTTGCACCAATTTTTCGATGAGGTCGCTAAATGACCGGGCAACAAGGTAAACGTTCTCGTAGCCACGCCTCTTCTTCGGCAAGGAGCCTGCCGTACGCAACTCCAAATAACGCTCAATGGACGGCGCCAGCCGGAAAGTCCGACGAAATTGTTCATCAGGCCAGGTCCAGCGCTGCTGTGGGTCATGAAAATAGATGCAGCCGGTATCGTCCCCTGTGCATTTCATCCACAGCATGCCGCCCATCAGATCAGAAGCAACCGCAACAACATCTGGTGCTCCATCAATCATCCTCGTAGCTTGGCGGACATCATCGGACCGACCTGTTTGCATGAATCCGTAGAACCGATCAACAGGGGTCACATCTCCAAGCGGTGTAGGCTCCATGAACGGACAGGTTGCATTCACCAGTGCGCCCCCATGGGCTGCAAGAAAGCCGTGATAGTCCGCAGGTAGCTTGAGGTCAAACTCTCTTTCGTACTCCTCAACGAGCGAGAGCGAGCGAGGCAAGGCCCAAGCGGGCAACTCAAGGTTCAAGTGTTCAACGTTCATGGCAACTCTCGAAGAACCGCTCCTGGCCGTCAATTGCCATCAAGCCGTGGTAGCACGATGCGCTCGGCTCGAGATGCAGATGGAGTTCTTGTCGAGGTCCTTGGCATTCGCGAACGCATACCCGTTGACTTCGTGCACTGTACCGAATACGAGACCTCGAAGCTTGGCTTGTGCGGCAAAGGCTGCCACGTCGTTCACATGAAAGCTCAGCTTCACGCCCACTTGCCCAAGCTTCACGGACTTGGCTGCCTGATGGATGAGCATGCCGGCGCCGCCGCCCGGATGCTTCAGTTCGATCAGGCCCTCGATGACCTCACCATTGGTAAGGAAGCCGAAATGCCGGGCATAGAAAGCAGCAGCCTTTTGCATGTCTCTGGCGTAGATGATGACGGTTCCTAGCGGTGAATCCATGCATGCCCTTTGTTGTGGATAGGACGCCAAGCGTCAGCTCCGGCCAGTTGCGGCCAGTGGTGAGCTCGATGGTGCGTGTCATCGGGGCCATTGTGCTGCGAAGCCAGCCGTCTTCGGCCGCCGCACCCTACGAACCCGCAGATCGCACCGCTTCCTTCGCAAGATCGATGAACGCGCGCGTCTTCGCGGGAGGAGCGATGTTGCCCGGATACGCCGCATAGAGAAACATGCGCCCCGACGCCCAGCCAGGAAAAAGACGAACGAGCCGCCCGGCCTCCACCTCGGCGCGCAGATCTGCCGTACTGGGAAAAAAGGAGATGCCTGCGCCCTGGCTCACCAGCTGCAGCACGGCGTCCGTGCTCGCCGCCGATATCGAGCCACGCAGCTTCACACGGACCTTGCGGCCGCCGCGCTCGAAATCGATCGACCAAGGGGCGGGCAGCAGCGACAGCGCGATCCACTCGTGGCCCGCAAGCTCCGCAGGCTTGCGCGGCGTGCCATGCCGGGCAAGGTAGCTGGCCGCCGCGACAGTCCAAAGCCCGAGCTCCTCGAGCACCACCGCGCGAAGGCCGGAATCAGCCATCGGTCCGACGCGAATCGCGAGATCGAAGTGCTCGGCGATCAGGTCGAGCTTGCGGTCCGTGGGCACATAGTCCACGCGCATTGCGGGATAGCGTTCGCTGTAGGTCGCGATCCAGCTGGCGACCATGCCGGCCGATCCCTGGGGGCTGGTGAGCCGCAATGTCCCCGAAGGCTGCGCGTGCCCGGTGCGTGCCCGCTCCATCGCGGCCTCGGCGCCGGCCAGCAGCTGGCGGCAGTCGGAGAGAAATGCCTCGCCAGCTTCGGTGATCGCGAGCTTGCGCGTGGATCGCTGCAGCAGCTGCGTGCCCAACTCCCGTTCGAGCACCGCCACCGCCTGGCTGACAGCGGACTTGGTCGTGTTCAGACGTTCGGCAGCCGCAGTGAAGGTTCCAGCCTCGGCGACTGCAACGAAGGCCGCCAGGCGGCCAAAGGAGATGGCGGGAGCCTTCATGCGATTGTTCTCCGGAACTGGACAATGAATTCTCCCGCAGGCGCTTTCTCAAAACAACCGCGACGCGCACCATGGCACCCATCGCAACATCACCCATGAAGGGAACTGCCATGTACGTGCTCCTCGGCTCCAACGGCAACATCACATCCAAAGTCGCGGCACTGCTGCTCGGACAAGGGACACCGGTACGCGTTGTCGGTCGCAATACGGGATCGCTCGCCTCCGTCAAGGCTGCGGGGGCGGAGATCGCGGCTGGCGACATCGGCGATGCGGACTTCCTGGCCCACGCATTCGCGGGCGCCACGGCTGCCTACACGATGATCCCTACCGATTACGCAGCGCACGACATGGCGGCCGAGCAGGATCGGCTGGGCAATGCAATCACGCGCGCCATCGCTGCGGCCGGCCTGAAACGCGTCGTGAATCTCAGCAGCGTCGGCGCGAACCTGAGCTCGGGGACCGGTCCGATCGCGGGCCTGCACCGGCAGGAGCGGCGCCTGAACGAACTCGCCGATGTGGACGTGCTGCACCTGCGACCTGGTTACTTCTTCGAGAACCACCTGATCGCGATCGAGATGATCCGGACCATCGGCGCGTATGCGGACATGACTGCGCCCGACTCACCGCTGCCGATGGTGGCAACCGCCGACATCGCGCAAGTCGTGGCGCGCGAGTTGCGTACGCCTTCAGGCAAGGGCAAGCACGTGCTCCATCTGCGCGCGCCAAGCCTTTACACGATGAAAGATGCCACAGCGGTGCTCGGCGCGGCCATCGGCAAGCCGGATCTCGCGTATGTCCAATCGGATCCGGAACAGGGCAGGGCAGCGCTGATGCAGCAGGGCTTCTCCGCGAATGCCGCCGCGCAGCTGGTGGAGATGAGCGCGGCGTTCTCCACGGGACGTCTGGATGGCGAGTACGACAAAGGCCCGGCCGAGATCACTCCGACGACGCTCGCGGATTTCGCGGCCGCGGTCTTCAGGCCCGCTTTCGAGAAGACCTGAGGTGCTCCTGCACCGGCACCAAAGATGGTGCGTATCCTGCAGGTGATCCGGCCAGTCAAGGATGCGCCGGTGCTCGCGGCGATGAAGGCACTCTCGGCCCAATATCCGCGCTACGGCTATCGCCGCATTCGCGTGTTCCTGCGTCGCAGCGGCTTCGAGCTGAGTTGGTCACGCACACATCGCCTGTGGCGCCAGGCAGGCCTGCTGGTGCCCCGGAAACGGCCGCACAAGCGCATCGCCTCGGTGCGCCCGCGCATCCCACGCCGTTCAAGGCCAACATGGTCTGGGCCTACGACTTCGTCTTCGACACCACGGCCAGCGGCCAGCAGATCAAATGCCTGACGGTGCTGGACGAGTAGGCCCGCGAGCGCCTGGCCATCGATGTGGCCGGGGCCATCCGGTCCAAACGGGTGATCGAGGTGCTGCCGCGCCTGGTGAGCCTGCACGGGGCACCGCTGTTCATGCGCTCGGACAA contains:
- a CDS encoding LysR family transcriptional regulator, with protein sequence MNLIWLEDFVALAATGNFSRAAEDRHSSQPAFSRRIRALEEWIGAELFDRSSQPAKLTEVGEWFIGVAQELIARVARVPGDAKKVAEASSVTLRIASTHALSFTFLPRWLRSLESNTTLGPVQLMSDVLQRCEALMLQSKVQFVLSHAHSKAQGALDAEPYRSARIGEDLLMAVSAPDEEGNARYQLARQGGPAVPMLQYTEESGLGRIMRAVIGRRLESVPAQAVFTAHLASVLRTMVLDGRGIAWLPLTLVQDDIDQRRLVAAASNDWEVPLEIRLYRDSELLGKAANAFWNAAIGV
- a CDS encoding mandelate racemase/muconate lactonizing enzyme family protein; protein product: MKIVEIREKTIPISSPIRNAYIDFSKMTLSLVAVITDVIRDGKPVVGYGFNSNGRYGQGKLMRERFIPRILEADPASLVDDTGDNLDPHKIWNTMFTNEKPGGHGERSVAIGTIDMAVWDAVAKIEGKPLFQLLADRYGDGKPNRKIFVYAAGGYYYPGQDHRKLQDEMRSYIDRGYTVVKKKIGGASLDEDLRRIDSIMEVLQDGQKLCVDANGRFDLETAIAYAKALSQYDLFWYEEPGDPLDFELQAALRNFYKNPMATGEDLFSMQDARNLIRYGGMRPDRDWLQFDCALSYGLVEYLRTLEMLKEHGWSASRCIPHGGHQMSLNIAAGLGLGGNESYPDLFQPFGGFPDGVKVENSYVTLPDLPGIGFEGKADLYREMQALSA
- a CDS encoding VOC family protein, which translates into the protein MDSPLGTVIIYARDMQKAAAFYARHFGFLTNGEVIEGLIELKHPGGGAGMLIHQAAKSVKLGQVGVKLSFHVNDVAAFAAQAKLRGLVFGTVHEVNGYAFANAKDLDKNSICISSRAHRATTA
- a CDS encoding DUF3237 domain-containing protein — its product is MTNAKTSTAAPVTPLFDRPLINALPVEHLCDLSIDLELGQVIKTHLGTRLTFVVKGGRFEGPRFRGEMLPGGGDWVHLGADGISRMDVRATLRTHDGVLIHYDSQGLLRYPADGRERLAKGERLSFDETYIRPTPRFETSDERYAWLSGMVTVGYGEYGPGRIDHRMYCIL
- a CDS encoding nuclear transport factor 2 family protein; this encodes MSEATKLNLAAIADRYAAAWLSHDPQAIVALHAPDSAFQAHGRSGEVKGKAALLKEFAGVFELYPNFGVEVRRLLLGDKHWTLDWDLTFQPPGKEPRKFHALDVVEVDDAGLVTRKDTFFDFAQAKAALEAK
- a CDS encoding tripartite tricarboxylate transporter substrate-binding protein, whose translation is MIHLWRFGAGLAVLGFTSLACAEFPDKPVTLVVPFAAGGPSDKIARDLAEALRKPLGQTVVVDNAAGAGGTIGSAKVARAAPDGYTLLVHHIGMATAPALYRKLSYKVPEDFETLGLINEAPSVLIGKPSLAAGNFAELRQWIASNGGKVNLANAGIGSASHLCGLMLQGALKTSMTPVPYKGTAPAMTDLIGGQVDVMCEQATNAVPQIEGKKVKVYGVTSLQRLPLAALKDTPTLSEAGLKDFNVQVWHGLYAPRGTPPAVLAKLNAALRTALKDPDLIKREEALGLTVVNDDRLDPAGHRKYLEAEKARWSKVIRDAGEYAD
- a CDS encoding winged helix-turn-helix transcriptional regulator → MARSASPSVVQDTLCPVALAQKIVGDRWTVLVLRELFLGNHRFEEIQAQIQATPQMLAGRLKKLESDGMIERRPYNTRPLRNEYYLTGMGIGFYPVLLAFRAWGETWCKSKKQEVAIRYTHVPCGKDPGLGPMCQECGKEMRREELSATLSKSFDAERRERKEAFKLNQV
- a CDS encoding LysR family transcriptional regulator is translated as MKAPAISFGRLAAFVAVAEAGTFTAAAERLNTTKSAVSQAVAVLERELGTQLLQRSTRKLAITEAGEAFLSDCRQLLAGAEAAMERARTGHAQPSGTLRLTSPQGSAGMVASWIATYSERYPAMRVDYVPTDRKLDLIAEHFDLAIRVGPMADSGLRAVVLEELGLWTVAAASYLARHGTPRKPAELAGHEWIALSLLPAPWSIDFERGGRKVRVKLRGSISAASTDAVLQLVSQGAGISFFPSTADLRAEVEAGRLVRLFPGWASGRMFLYAAYPGNIAPPAKTRAFIDLAKEAVRSAGS
- a CDS encoding toxin-antitoxin system YwqK family antitoxin; this translates as MPSEADLNLAEIPYESGSLQFRYTRYMAPGGAHWIRHGLFVAYHENGVMSSEGSYFEGKEHGAWRDFHANGQLASEGNYHHGQEVGTWRFWGPDGSEQPPTKHDDCRPASDIAR
- a CDS encoding tripartite tricarboxylate transporter substrate-binding protein, which translates into the protein MTAFLCRRKLAAWCLALAAGAAPLAHAQAPALDGSLTLVVGYTAGGSTDRIARLVAERLGPKLGVAVTVENRPGEGGRLAAKEVRRAAAGQNVLMLGNPAVMVVAPLVFKDAGYDAEKDFVPVSQVSSYDFALAVGNKLQLDRAMFLVGRLWAHPEEAVFGVPATGSLPHFFGLMVGDALSVQPQIKGYGGSAPLSADLSGGSLPIAIDTLDSLYGQHVAGKIRILAVSGKKRVSFAPTIPTFREAGMKIDADGWNTFFAPASMPPAKVQLLAGKIREVMQEPALQKAANAAYITPVVSTQAETVQMLKAFRQQWEPVVRRSGFQP
- a CDS encoding SMI1/KNR4 family protein, with the translated sequence MNVEHLNLELPAWALPRSLSLVEEYEREFDLKLPADYHGFLAAHGGALVNATCPFMEPTPLGDVTPVDRFYGFMQTGRSDDVRQATRMIDGAPDVVAVASDLMGGMLWMKCTGDDTGCIYFHDPQQRWTWPDEQFRRTFRLAPSIERYLELRTAGSLPKKRRGYENVYLVARSFSDLIEKLVQVEDVD
- the rfbC gene encoding dTDP-4-dehydrorhamnose 3,5-epimerase, with amino-acid sequence MKATPTAIPEVLIIEPKVFGDARGFFYESFNGKAFDEAVGRHIEFVQDNHSRSAKGVLRGLHYQIQQPQGKLVRVAQGEVFDVAVDIRKSSPTFGKWVGVELSEDNHRQLWVPEGFAHGFLVLSETAEFLYKTTDYYAPVHERCIAWNDPGLAIAWPDTGVGLQLSLKDLAGARLENAEIP